One segment of Patulibacter sp. SYSU D01012 DNA contains the following:
- a CDS encoding phage holin family protein, whose translation MADPYEPSAEELRERSTGELFKRLSEDTSKLVKLELALAQAEMTTKAKRIGAGAGFVGAGALLGLLAAGAFTACVIALLDTFMATWLAALVVTIIYAAIGGALALQGKKRIERGTPPVPEQTIESVKEDVEWAKTRGTSATR comes from the coding sequence ATGGCCGACCCCTACGAGCCGTCCGCGGAGGAGCTCCGCGAGCGGTCCACGGGCGAGCTGTTCAAGCGGCTGTCCGAGGACACGTCGAAGCTCGTCAAGCTCGAGCTCGCGCTCGCGCAGGCGGAGATGACGACGAAGGCCAAGCGCATCGGCGCCGGGGCCGGGTTCGTCGGAGCGGGGGCCCTGCTGGGGCTCCTGGCCGCCGGGGCGTTCACGGCGTGCGTCATCGCGCTGCTGGACACGTTCATGGCCACCTGGCTGGCCGCCCTCGTCGTGACGATCATCTACGCCGCGATCGGCGGCGCGCTCGCCCTCCAGGGCAAGAAGCGCATCGAGCGAGGCACCCCGCCGGTGCCCGAGCAGACCATCGAGAGCGTCAAGGAGGACGTCGAATGGGCGAAGACCCGCGGGACATCCGCCACGAGGTAG
- a CDS encoding DUF3618 domain-containing protein, translating into MGEDPRDIRHEVEQTRERLGETADALAYKADVPNRTKDAVSDRVTAVKDKITGVAESVTGTVQDAAGSVTGSVQGAAGAVGDRASSAAGSVSDATPDRQQLRHGARRAGGMAQENPLGLAIGAAAVGFIAGLLVPSTRVEDERLAPVAQSARDGLVETAQEAVEHGKEVVQDVVSAAQEHAQEAAGTAVDGAKQAAQAAKDAAQESGREHAQAVADTAKEHADEVKDQAPSAS; encoded by the coding sequence ATGGGCGAAGACCCGCGGGACATCCGCCACGAGGTAGAGCAGACGCGGGAGCGACTCGGCGAGACCGCCGACGCCCTCGCGTACAAGGCCGACGTGCCCAACCGGACCAAGGATGCGGTGAGCGATCGCGTGACTGCTGTCAAGGACAAGATCACTGGGGTGGCCGAGAGCGTCACCGGAACCGTCCAGGACGCGGCGGGGTCGGTGACGGGCAGCGTCCAGGGTGCCGCCGGCGCCGTCGGCGACCGCGCCTCGAGCGCCGCCGGCAGCGTCTCGGACGCGACCCCGGACCGCCAGCAGCTGCGCCACGGCGCCCGGCGCGCCGGCGGCATGGCGCAGGAGAACCCCCTGGGTCTCGCCATCGGCGCCGCCGCGGTCGGCTTCATCGCCGGTCTCCTGGTGCCGTCGACCCGGGTCGAGGACGAGCGCCTGGCGCCCGTGGCCCAGAGCGCCCGTGACGGCCTGGTCGAGACGGCGCAGGAGGCGGTCGAGCACGGCAAGGAGGTCGTGCAGGACGTCGTGAGCGCGGCGCAGGAGCACGCGCAGGAGGCCGCCGGGACGGCCGTCGACGGCGCGAAGCAGGCCGCGCAGGCGGCGAAGGACGCCGCGCAGGAGAGCGGCCGCGAGCACGCCCAGGCCGTCGCCGACACGGCGAAGGAGCACGCGGACGAGGTGAAGGACCAGGCGCCCAGCGCCTCCTGA
- a CDS encoding FAD-dependent thymidylate synthase, producing the protein MQYPVDDLTTAEQARLAPHVTHPTRPVFGLVGLPETVKGALFARYSRYPGTLRRLFLDEFADSLPETGAAAFDGSEGERAARLYDTIFLGYGDDSVAQLGGLHVAAEWCSNVLTKLLQRPRIGAYLEQSTRYIAYDAKVSAAWWQNAAGEISPGGDGPDGVRDGYRYLRDPQLGPEYAAAMDDVFGIYGALLPRMVAWCAEQYPAPDGTPPAAHERAIKAKALDLLRGLLPASTLSHVGIYASGQTYESLILHLLAHPLPEARLYGRWILDAVQAITPSFVSRVERPDRGGRWIGYLQEREAAADRWAGRLGLDQASARDRQADEGRSRVALVHVDGDEDDLLAGLLYEALAVDEATARRTVAGLSTDERGDLLRDLVGDRENRRHRPGRGLERLRYRFEITSDYGAFRDLQRHRMLTVQWQSLTPELGAEVPEEVEQAGAGGEYRRALERSADAWSTLMDQGRPKEAAYAVCLGYRIRYVLDLNARAAMQLIELRSGREGHPSYRAVAHEMHRLIGETHPAVGAAMRHVDTTTEPRLERILSEMRTERRATGG; encoded by the coding sequence GTGCAGTACCCCGTCGACGACCTGACCACCGCCGAACAGGCTCGACTGGCCCCGCACGTCACGCACCCGACGCGGCCGGTCTTCGGGCTCGTCGGGCTGCCCGAGACGGTGAAGGGCGCGCTCTTCGCGCGGTACAGCCGCTACCCGGGCACGCTGCGGCGGCTGTTCCTCGACGAGTTCGCGGACTCGCTGCCCGAGACGGGCGCCGCGGCGTTCGACGGGTCCGAGGGCGAGCGTGCCGCGCGGCTGTACGACACGATCTTCCTGGGCTACGGCGACGACTCCGTCGCCCAGCTCGGCGGGCTGCACGTCGCGGCGGAGTGGTGCTCGAACGTCCTGACGAAGCTGCTGCAGCGCCCGCGCATCGGCGCGTACCTGGAGCAGTCCACGCGCTACATCGCCTACGACGCCAAGGTCTCGGCCGCGTGGTGGCAGAACGCGGCGGGCGAGATCAGCCCCGGCGGCGACGGGCCCGACGGCGTGCGCGACGGCTACCGCTACCTGCGCGACCCGCAGCTGGGCCCCGAGTACGCCGCCGCGATGGACGACGTCTTCGGCATCTACGGCGCGCTCCTGCCCCGGATGGTCGCGTGGTGCGCCGAGCAGTACCCCGCGCCCGACGGCACGCCCCCCGCCGCGCACGAGCGCGCGATCAAGGCGAAGGCGCTCGACCTGCTGCGCGGGCTGCTGCCCGCGTCGACGCTCAGCCACGTCGGCATCTACGCGTCGGGACAGACGTACGAGAGCCTGATCCTGCACCTGCTCGCGCACCCGCTGCCCGAGGCGCGCCTGTACGGCCGCTGGATCCTGGACGCGGTGCAGGCGATCACGCCCAGCTTCGTCTCGCGCGTCGAGCGCCCCGACCGCGGCGGCCGCTGGATCGGCTACCTGCAGGAGCGCGAGGCCGCCGCCGACCGCTGGGCCGGCCGGCTGGGCCTGGACCAGGCCAGCGCCCGCGACCGGCAGGCTGACGAGGGACGCTCGCGGGTCGCGCTGGTCCACGTGGACGGCGACGAGGACGACCTGCTCGCGGGCCTGCTCTACGAGGCGCTCGCGGTCGACGAGGCCACGGCGCGCCGCACGGTCGCGGGCCTGTCGACCGACGAGCGCGGCGACCTGCTGCGCGACCTCGTCGGCGACCGCGAGAACCGCCGGCACCGCCCCGGCCGCGGCCTGGAGCGCCTGCGCTACCGCTTCGAGATCACGTCGGACTACGGCGCCTTCCGCGACCTGCAGCGCCACCGCATGCTGACCGTGCAGTGGCAGAGCCTGACGCCCGAGCTCGGCGCCGAGGTGCCCGAGGAGGTCGAGCAGGCCGGGGCCGGCGGCGAGTACCGCCGCGCCCTCGAGCGCTCCGCCGACGCGTGGTCGACGCTCATGGACCAGGGGCGCCCGAAAGAGGCCGCCTACGCGGTCTGCCTGGGCTACCGCATCCGCTACGTCCTGGACCTGAACGCCCGCGCGGCGATGCAGCTGATCGAGCTGCGCTCCGGCCGCGAGGGGCACCCCTCGTACCGCGCCGTCGCGCACGAGATGCACCGGCTGATCGGCGAGACGCACCCCGCGGTCGGCGCCGCGATGCGGCACGTCGACACGACGACGGAGCCGCGCCTGGAGCGCATCCTCAGCGAGATGCGCACGGAGCGGCGCGCGACCGGCGGCTGA
- a CDS encoding NADH-quinone oxidoreductase subunit N: MNAVSAAVKAPHIDWAGLSPVLALLAGAIVVLLAGLLRSRVSREGVVPVLSIVAFAAAIGLSVWQWDEDGSLMSGALALDPLALICTIGVAVAGIAAVLLSLGATAPREAAHGEYHAMLLVSAAGMALFGGATNLITTFLGLELLSIPLYILAATELHRRRSLESGMKYLIVGSVGSATLLYGFALIFGATGALDYTAIAAAVADQDLGRDALMLGGVAMVIVGLAFKASVAPFHQWTPDVYEGAPTPVTAFMATATKVAALIAFLRLFDVALVGTSSVWGPVLAVLAAIAMIVGNVGALGQDSMKRLLAFSSVAQAGYMLVGVVVGTQLGTQATVFYVLTYVVMTIAAFAVVEAAERETGHDGSAAISGLGRRHPLHAIALTVSMLALAGVPATVGFVAKLRIVQAAVDADYSWLAIVLVIGSMISFAYYLRVIARVWADAPEEGTEHSTAVVAVQEPERLPMTSSEAGGGAAAAAGAGGRNPVVVADAPRLPATALAVVAGAAIVVLGVVPGPLMDAVGDVVRAVPGLF, translated from the coding sequence ATGAACGCCGTGTCCGCCGCCGTCAAGGCTCCCCACATCGACTGGGCGGGGCTCTCGCCCGTCCTGGCGCTGCTCGCCGGGGCCATCGTCGTCCTGCTCGCCGGCCTGCTGCGCTCGCGCGTCTCGCGCGAGGGCGTGGTGCCGGTCCTCTCGATCGTCGCCTTCGCGGCCGCGATCGGCCTGAGCGTCTGGCAGTGGGACGAGGACGGGTCGCTCATGTCCGGCGCGCTGGCGCTCGACCCCCTGGCGCTGATCTGCACGATCGGCGTGGCGGTCGCAGGCATCGCCGCCGTCCTGCTCTCGCTCGGCGCCACCGCGCCGCGCGAGGCGGCCCACGGCGAGTACCACGCGATGCTGCTCGTCTCCGCCGCCGGCATGGCGCTGTTCGGCGGGGCCACGAACCTCATCACGACGTTCCTGGGCCTCGAGCTGCTGTCGATCCCGCTCTACATCCTGGCGGCCACGGAGCTGCACCGCCGGCGCTCGCTCGAGTCCGGCATGAAGTACCTGATCGTCGGCTCCGTCGGCTCGGCCACGCTGCTCTACGGCTTCGCGCTGATCTTCGGCGCCACCGGCGCGCTGGACTACACCGCGATCGCGGCCGCGGTCGCGGACCAGGACCTGGGGCGCGACGCCCTCATGCTCGGCGGCGTCGCGATGGTCATCGTCGGCCTGGCGTTCAAGGCGTCCGTCGCCCCGTTCCACCAGTGGACGCCCGACGTCTACGAGGGCGCGCCGACCCCGGTGACCGCGTTCATGGCGACGGCGACCAAGGTCGCGGCCCTGATCGCCTTCCTGCGCCTGTTCGACGTGGCCCTCGTCGGCACGTCGAGCGTGTGGGGCCCGGTGCTCGCCGTCCTCGCCGCGATCGCGATGATCGTCGGCAACGTCGGTGCGCTCGGCCAGGACTCCATGAAGCGCCTGCTGGCGTTCTCGTCGGTCGCGCAGGCGGGCTACATGCTCGTCGGCGTCGTCGTCGGCACCCAGCTCGGCACGCAGGCCACCGTGTTCTACGTGCTCACGTACGTCGTCATGACGATCGCGGCCTTCGCCGTCGTCGAGGCGGCGGAGCGCGAGACGGGGCACGACGGCAGCGCCGCGATCTCGGGCCTCGGCCGCCGGCACCCGCTGCACGCGATCGCGCTGACGGTCTCGATGCTCGCCCTCGCCGGCGTGCCCGCGACGGTCGGCTTCGTCGCGAAGCTGCGCATCGTGCAGGCCGCGGTCGACGCGGACTACTCGTGGCTGGCGATCGTCCTGGTGATCGGGTCGATGATCTCCTTCGCCTACTACCTGCGGGTGATCGCCCGCGTGTGGGCCGACGCCCCGGAGGAGGGCACCGAGCACTCCACCGCCGTCGTCGCCGTGCAGGAGCCCGAGCGCCTGCCGATGACCTCGAGCGAGGCCGGCGGCGGCGCCGCCGCGGCCGCCGGCGCCGGCGGCCGCAACCCGGTCGTCGTCGCCGACGCTCCGCGCCTGCCGGCCACCGCGCTGGCCGTCGTCGCGGGCGCCGCGATCGTCGTCCTGGGCGTCGTGCCCGGTCCGCTCATGGACGCGGTCGGCGACGTCGTGCGCGCGGTGCCCGGCCTGTTCTAG
- a CDS encoding NADH-quinone oxidoreductase subunit M, whose protein sequence is MLHLSILLWLPVVFGLLGLLVPERTTRWVSLVGALLTLALSIAFVVDFDTAGATHQHVTSDAWISALGVRYELALSGLNVWLVLLTTVGFAFSIAWTAVAPLGTRARAKHVFLHLAIAETAVVGALLAQDLILFVAFFDLMLIPFFFLTAMFGNGDRVPATIKMVVYTLVGSLLMLVAAIAVGVLATPAGASVSYDLATIAQRGVPEGSQGWLFACFAAAFLVKMPAFPIHGWVADGYRAMPLPILAVFSGVLSKIAAYGFLQIAVPLLPQGTADLRWIVIVMALLSILYASSIALTTTNARLVLAYSSIAQLGFITLGLMSLRTEGASGAIFQSINHGVAVFGAFLAVAILSARAGGSEDLRDMGGAATKAPVFAVLFVVVTYAVLAMPGTANFVGEFLILRGAWEGTAPAVTIIASIGIALAAVYALRLFIRSAHNRVGPKMEPREASRAQIALLAVPVVLIAALALHPSQTVDASDVAATRSVLPAAAIADRDGAQQMLSDLQDKVGGEVASTGGGQAGAPAGDVAIDPSTGQPVDPAAAPAEPSAQTEGAGR, encoded by the coding sequence ATGCTGCATCTCTCCATCCTGCTCTGGCTCCCCGTCGTCTTCGGCCTCCTGGGCCTGCTCGTCCCCGAGCGGACGACGCGCTGGGTGAGCCTCGTCGGCGCGCTGCTCACGCTCGCGCTGTCCATCGCGTTCGTCGTCGACTTCGACACGGCGGGCGCGACGCACCAGCACGTGACGAGCGACGCGTGGATCAGCGCGCTCGGCGTCCGCTACGAGCTGGCGCTGTCGGGCCTGAACGTGTGGCTCGTCCTGCTGACGACGGTCGGCTTCGCGTTCTCGATCGCCTGGACGGCCGTCGCGCCGCTCGGCACCCGGGCCCGCGCGAAGCACGTCTTCCTGCACCTCGCCATCGCCGAGACCGCGGTGGTCGGGGCGCTCCTCGCGCAGGACCTGATCCTGTTCGTGGCGTTCTTCGACCTGATGCTCATCCCGTTCTTCTTCCTGACGGCGATGTTCGGCAACGGCGATCGGGTGCCCGCGACGATCAAGATGGTCGTCTACACGCTCGTCGGCTCGCTGCTGATGCTCGTGGCCGCGATCGCGGTCGGCGTCCTGGCGACGCCCGCCGGCGCGTCGGTCAGCTACGACCTGGCGACGATCGCCCAGCGCGGCGTGCCCGAGGGCAGCCAGGGCTGGCTCTTCGCCTGCTTCGCCGCGGCGTTCCTCGTGAAGATGCCCGCGTTCCCGATCCACGGCTGGGTCGCGGACGGGTACCGCGCGATGCCGCTGCCGATCCTGGCCGTCTTCTCGGGCGTGCTGTCGAAGATCGCCGCCTACGGCTTCCTGCAGATCGCGGTCCCGCTGCTGCCGCAGGGCACGGCGGACCTGCGCTGGATCGTCATCGTGATGGCGCTGCTCTCGATCCTCTACGCGTCGTCGATCGCGCTGACGACGACGAACGCGCGCCTGGTGCTCGCGTACTCGTCGATCGCGCAGCTCGGGTTCATCACGCTCGGCCTGATGAGCCTGCGCACCGAGGGTGCGTCCGGCGCGATCTTCCAGTCGATCAACCACGGCGTGGCCGTCTTCGGCGCGTTCCTCGCGGTCGCGATCCTGTCCGCCCGCGCGGGCGGGTCCGAGGACCTGCGCGACATGGGCGGGGCCGCGACGAAGGCGCCGGTCTTCGCCGTCCTCTTCGTCGTCGTGACGTACGCGGTGCTCGCCATGCCGGGCACGGCGAACTTCGTCGGCGAGTTCCTGATCCTCCGCGGCGCCTGGGAGGGCACCGCGCCGGCCGTCACGATCATCGCGTCGATCGGCATCGCCCTCGCCGCGGTCTACGCGCTGCGGCTCTTCATCCGCTCGGCGCACAATCGCGTCGGGCCGAAGATGGAGCCGCGCGAGGCCAGCCGCGCGCAGATCGCGCTGCTCGCCGTCCCGGTCGTCCTCATCGCCGCCCTGGCGCTGCACCCGAGCCAGACCGTCGACGCCTCCGACGTGGCGGCCACGCGCTCCGTGCTGCCGGCCGCCGCGATCGCGGACCGCGACGGCGCGCAGCAGATGCTGTCCGACCTGCAGGACAAGGTCGGCGGCGAGGTCGCGAGCACGGGCGGCGGCCAGGCCGGCGCCCCGGCCGGCGACGTGGCGATCGACCCGAGCACCGGGCAGCCCGTCGATCCGGCGGCCGCCCCCGCAGAACCCAGCGCCCAGACCGAAGGAGCCGGCCGATGA
- the nuoL gene encoding NADH-quinone oxidoreductase subunit L, with product MSPADAAWVVLALPLVGALVLGLGFRAWRGITAGLIGTAAVGLAFVFTLVALFGLLGRDEEGTRQISSSLWDYVSVGGLHVDMQILVDPLSLVMLLVVTGVSTLIHLYSIAYMRGDAGYVRFFAYLNFFVFAMLVLVLAGNFILLIVGWGLVGAASYMLISFWYRRTSATKAGIKAFVINVVGDVGLVLGVILLLRHTGTVDFLQTFHQASETFDKGDSSLTVALLLIMVGAFAKSAQIPLHTWLPDAMEGPTPVSSLIHAATMVTAGVYLIARLHPLMQLSPTAMAVGAIIGCITLLVAGTIGLVQTDLKRVIAYSTMSQIGYMIMGVSAGAYVAGMFHLMTHAFFKALLFMAAGSLISAMGGEQNMDKMGGFRKAMPFTFLAFVVGGLALSGIPPFSGFFSKDEILASVADEGGWHWILWAAGIFGAFLTAVYTWRMIFRAFWGPPVPEAKELEEGHLHHPHEHRNPATGELEDTGVGFPGPEHHIAERATPMRLAMGTLAVLAVLGGLLGIPHVFTPLEHFLEPVFEDTMGHHEIDGTITVVGLIVGALAGVLGIAVAWRVWGKPADRGEPTAISAGFQQRFAPVHRLFLNKWYFDELIDLVIVRPARAFGRWAADTFERLVISGGIVGGTTGAVRGAGALVRRLQSGYLRSYSAVVVTGLAVLVIYFLTQS from the coding sequence ATGAGTCCCGCTGATGCCGCCTGGGTCGTCCTGGCCCTTCCCCTCGTCGGCGCCCTCGTCCTGGGCCTCGGCTTCCGCGCGTGGCGCGGGATCACCGCCGGTCTGATCGGCACCGCCGCCGTCGGCCTCGCGTTCGTCTTCACCCTCGTCGCGCTCTTCGGCCTGCTCGGCCGCGACGAGGAGGGCACCCGCCAGATCTCGTCGAGCCTGTGGGACTACGTCTCCGTCGGCGGGCTCCACGTCGACATGCAGATCCTGGTGGATCCGCTGTCGCTCGTGATGCTGCTGGTCGTGACGGGCGTCTCGACGCTCATCCACCTGTACTCCATCGCGTACATGCGCGGGGACGCCGGCTACGTCCGCTTCTTCGCGTACCTGAACTTCTTCGTGTTCGCGATGCTGGTGCTCGTCCTGGCGGGCAACTTCATCCTGCTCATCGTGGGCTGGGGCCTGGTCGGCGCCGCGTCCTACATGCTCATCTCCTTCTGGTACCGGCGCACGTCGGCCACGAAGGCGGGCATCAAGGCGTTCGTCATCAACGTGGTCGGCGACGTCGGCCTGGTGCTCGGCGTCATCCTGCTGCTCCGCCACACGGGCACGGTCGACTTCCTGCAGACGTTCCACCAGGCGAGCGAGACGTTCGACAAGGGCGACTCGTCGCTCACCGTCGCGCTGCTGCTGATCATGGTCGGCGCGTTCGCGAAGTCCGCGCAGATCCCGCTGCACACGTGGCTGCCGGACGCGATGGAGGGCCCGACCCCCGTCTCGTCCCTGATCCACGCGGCGACGATGGTCACCGCGGGCGTCTACCTGATCGCCCGCCTGCACCCGCTGATGCAGCTGTCGCCGACGGCGATGGCGGTCGGCGCGATCATCGGCTGCATCACGCTGCTGGTGGCCGGCACGATCGGCCTGGTCCAGACGGACCTGAAGCGCGTCATCGCCTACTCGACGATGTCCCAGATCGGCTACATGATCATGGGCGTCTCGGCCGGCGCGTACGTCGCGGGCATGTTCCACCTGATGACGCACGCCTTCTTCAAGGCGCTGCTCTTCATGGCGGCCGGCTCCCTGATCTCCGCGATGGGCGGCGAGCAGAACATGGACAAGATGGGCGGCTTCCGCAAGGCGATGCCGTTCACGTTCCTGGCGTTCGTCGTCGGCGGCCTGGCGCTGTCGGGCATCCCGCCGTTCTCCGGCTTCTTCTCGAAGGACGAGATCCTGGCGTCCGTCGCCGACGAGGGCGGCTGGCACTGGATCCTGTGGGCCGCCGGCATCTTCGGCGCCTTCCTCACCGCCGTCTACACGTGGCGCATGATCTTCCGCGCCTTCTGGGGGCCGCCGGTCCCCGAGGCGAAGGAGCTCGAGGAGGGGCACCTGCACCACCCGCACGAGCACCGCAACCCGGCGACGGGCGAGCTCGAGGACACCGGCGTCGGCTTCCCCGGCCCGGAGCACCACATCGCCGAGCGCGCCACCCCGATGCGCCTGGCCATGGGCACCCTCGCGGTCCTGGCGGTGCTGGGCGGCCTGCTGGGCATCCCGCACGTCTTCACGCCGCTCGAGCACTTCCTCGAGCCGGTCTTCGAGGACACGATGGGCCACCACGAGATCGACGGCACGATCACGGTCGTCGGCCTGATCGTCGGCGCGCTCGCCGGCGTCCTCGGCATCGCGGTCGCCTGGCGCGTGTGGGGCAAGCCCGCCGACCGCGGCGAGCCGACGGCGATCTCCGCCGGCTTCCAGCAGCGCTTCGCGCCGGTCCACCGCCTGTTCCTGAACAAGTGGTACTTCGACGAGCTCATCGACCTCGTCATCGTCCGGCCGGCGCGCGCGTTCGGGCGCTGGGCGGCCGACACGTTCGAGCGGCTCGTGATCTCCGGCGGCATCGTCGGGGGCACGACGGGGGCGGTCCGCGGGGCCGGCGCGCTCGTGCGCCGCCTGCAGTCCGGCTACCTGCGGTCGTACTCGGCCGTGGTGGTCACCGGCCTCGCCGTCCTGGTCATCTACTTCCTCACCCAGAGCTGA
- the nuoK gene encoding NADH-quinone oxidoreductase subunit NuoK has translation MSTGWYLAVSAIVFAVGAAGVLTRRNPLLVLVCLELMLNAGNLAILAFARMHGETDGQVFALVVMVVAAAEVAVGLGLVVALYRNRVAVDVDELRELHG, from the coding sequence ATGAGCACCGGTTGGTACCTGGCGGTCTCCGCCATCGTCTTCGCCGTGGGGGCGGCCGGCGTGCTGACGCGCCGCAACCCCCTACTGGTCCTCGTCTGCCTCGAGCTCATGCTCAACGCGGGCAACCTCGCGATCCTGGCCTTCGCCCGCATGCACGGCGAGACCGACGGTCAGGTCTTCGCGCTCGTGGTGATGGTCGTCGCGGCCGCCGAGGTGGCGGTCGGCCTGGGCCTCGTCGTCGCGCTGTACCGCAACCGCGTCGCCGTCGACGTCGATGAGCTCCGGGAGCTGCACGGATGA
- a CDS encoding NADH-quinone oxidoreductase subunit J: MDEILFFLAAIVAIVAALGTALLRNPFYAVLSLVVHLLALSVLFLLLYAQFVAVVQVLVYVGAVMVLYVFVNAYVGGDKEPSGGSAPTLRAFSYAIGVTLAVTIGIAVLGTGLTAIDDKPAGIPAEYGSPGAIGELLLTRFLLPFEVASFLLLVAAIGAVVLARRRRGALPGEQQMYSALQVFTPKGIGSMRESVGGINPVPGARTVKRIAPNDPLPPEGERRSGADSEGSDR; encoded by the coding sequence ATGGACGAGATCCTCTTCTTCCTCGCGGCGATCGTCGCGATCGTCGCCGCGCTGGGCACGGCGCTGCTGCGCAACCCGTTCTACGCGGTGCTGTCGCTCGTCGTGCACCTGCTGGCCCTGTCCGTGCTGTTCCTGCTGCTCTACGCGCAGTTCGTCGCGGTGGTGCAGGTGCTCGTGTACGTCGGCGCGGTGATGGTCCTGTACGTGTTCGTCAACGCGTACGTCGGCGGCGACAAGGAGCCGTCCGGCGGCTCCGCCCCGACGCTGCGCGCGTTCTCGTACGCCATCGGCGTCACGCTCGCCGTCACGATCGGCATCGCGGTCCTCGGCACCGGCCTGACCGCGATCGACGACAAGCCCGCCGGCATCCCGGCCGAGTACGGCTCGCCGGGCGCGATCGGCGAGCTGCTCCTGACGCGCTTCCTCCTGCCGTTCGAGGTCGCGTCGTTCCTGCTCCTCGTCGCCGCCATCGGCGCCGTCGTGCTGGCGCGCCGCCGGCGCGGGGCCCTGCCGGGCGAGCAGCAGATGTACTCCGCCCTGCAGGTCTTCACCCCGAAGGGCATCGGCTCCATGCGCGAGAGCGTCGGCGGGATCAACCCCGTCCCCGGGGCCCGCACCGTCAAGCGCATCGCGCCGAACGACCCGCTGCCGCCCGAGGGCGAGCGCCGGTCCGGCGCGGACTCCGAAGGGAGCGACCGATGA
- the nuoI gene encoding NADH-quinone oxidoreductase subunit NuoI, which translates to MPWNPGSDVVEVERGPEPGGLGGVYRVFGETLRGLKTTFARVVEGTYTVEYPEEKIPVYPRFRGRHRLHRFEDTGLEKCVGCSLCAAACPADCIRVVAAENDPEHRVSGGERYAAVYEINLSRCIFCGYCEIACPFDAITMGNDFELADYNRSDLIFTKEMLLQEPKVRMPLRAEGE; encoded by the coding sequence ATGCCCTGGAATCCCGGAAGCGACGTCGTCGAGGTCGAGCGCGGGCCCGAGCCCGGCGGGCTCGGCGGCGTCTACCGCGTCTTCGGCGAGACCCTGCGCGGTCTCAAGACGACCTTCGCGCGCGTCGTCGAAGGCACCTACACCGTCGAGTACCCCGAGGAGAAGATCCCGGTCTACCCGCGCTTCCGCGGGCGGCACCGCCTCCACCGGTTCGAGGACACGGGGCTCGAGAAGTGCGTCGGCTGCTCGCTCTGCGCGGCCGCGTGCCCGGCGGACTGCATCCGCGTCGTCGCCGCCGAGAACGATCCCGAGCACCGGGTGTCGGGCGGCGAGCGCTACGCGGCGGTCTACGAGATCAACCTGAGCCGCTGCATCTTCTGCGGCTACTGCGAGATCGCCTGCCCGTTCGACGCGATCACGATGGGCAACGACTTCGAGCTGGCGGACTACAACCGCTCCGACCTGATCTTCACCAAGGAGATGCTCCTGCAGGAGCCGAAGGTCCGGATGCCGTTGCGGGCGGAGGGCGAGTAG
- the nuoH gene encoding NADH-quinone oxidoreductase subunit NuoH translates to MHTIAGALPLSAINVAEPWWMQILKTLVIFGICFSLVPLALLYERKLLGRFQHRLGPNRVGVYGSLQPMADIGKLLFKEQFKPRGAIGWLFVISPVIAAAAALGTYALIPFSGQPQDIFGTDTGFYVLDSDIGLLIFFALSSIGAYGILLGGWASASKYSFLGAMRGAAQLISYEASQGLALLGVIMSTGSLSLSAIVEQQGDGIWFIVPQIVGALIFFVATLAEINRTPFDLLEADSELVAGFMTEYGGGRFAMYYVAEYVHLVVAGMMFSTLFLGGWQLPFGIDGPGWIDPIVLLVKTLIVSSVIIWIRATLPRLRYDQLMSFGWKVLLPLATLNALVTAVILVAF, encoded by the coding sequence ATGCACACGATCGCGGGTGCGCTGCCCCTCAGCGCGATCAACGTCGCCGAGCCCTGGTGGATGCAGATCCTGAAGACCCTCGTGATCTTCGGGATCTGCTTCTCGCTCGTGCCGCTGGCGCTGCTCTACGAGCGCAAGCTGCTCGGCCGCTTCCAGCACCGCCTAGGCCCGAACCGCGTCGGCGTGTACGGCTCGCTGCAGCCGATGGCCGACATCGGCAAGCTGCTCTTCAAGGAGCAGTTCAAGCCGCGCGGCGCGATCGGCTGGCTCTTCGTCATCTCGCCGGTCATCGCCGCGGCCGCGGCGCTCGGCACCTACGCGCTGATCCCGTTCTCGGGCCAGCCGCAGGACATCTTCGGCACCGACACGGGCTTCTACGTCCTGGACTCGGACATCGGCCTGCTGATCTTCTTCGCGCTCAGCTCCATCGGCGCGTACGGCATCCTGCTCGGCGGGTGGGCCTCGGCGTCGAAGTACTCCTTCCTCGGCGCCATGCGCGGCGCCGCCCAGCTCATCTCGTACGAGGCCTCGCAGGGCCTGGCGCTGCTCGGCGTGATCATGAGCACCGGCAGCCTCTCGCTCTCGGCCATCGTCGAGCAGCAGGGCGACGGCATCTGGTTCATCGTGCCGCAGATCGTCGGCGCGCTGATCTTCTTCGTCGCCACGCTGGCCGAGATCAACCGCACCCCGTTCGACCTGCTCGAGGCGGACTCCGAGCTCGTCGCCGGCTTCATGACGGAGTACGGCGGCGGCCGCTTCGCGATGTACTACGTCGCGGAGTACGTCCACCTGGTGGTCGCGGGCATGATGTTCTCCACGCTCTTCCTCGGCGGCTGGCAGCTGCCGTTCGGGATCGACGGCCCCGGCTGGATCGACCCGATCGTCCTGCTCGTCAAGACCCTGATCGTGTCCTCCGTGATCATCTGGATCCGGGCCACGCTCCCGCGTCTGCGCTACGACCAGCTCATGTCCTTCGGCTGGAAGGTCCTGCTGCCGCTCGCCACCCTCAACGCCCTGGTCACCGCGGTGATCCTGGTGGCCTTCTAG